The following are encoded in a window of Brockia lithotrophica genomic DNA:
- the ccmA gene encoding heme ABC exporter ATP-binding protein CcmA, translating into MLEVRSVTVGYRSRTVLHEIELNLGPGFHVLLGPNGAGKTTLFRVLAGVLRPWRGEVRIEGRDLARDLSVRTKVAYVPQRDTLYPSLTVRDNLFFFAQMYGLSEDVARQRVSEVVEELQLGEFLMQAAGTLSGGQKRRVNLARALLATPNVLLLDEPTTGLDPILARSVRQLLQGLAREGQLILTATHNLYEAAELAEEVILIHRGRIIQRGSVEDLKGRMGLRRFGFRTTGDPRPVFAQLGLESRLEGGLWVIEVSEEEQVSRAVSALVTSGLSVLEVRELDNPLESLFDALTAGRL; encoded by the coding sequence ATGCTTGAGGTCCGCTCGGTCACGGTAGGATACAGATCTCGAACCGTGCTGCATGAAATTGAGCTCAACCTTGGTCCTGGATTTCATGTGCTCCTGGGCCCGAACGGCGCCGGTAAGACCACCCTTTTTCGGGTGCTGGCTGGTGTTCTGAGGCCATGGCGGGGTGAGGTGCGCATTGAAGGGAGAGATCTGGCGCGTGATCTTTCGGTGCGTACCAAAGTCGCCTACGTGCCGCAACGAGACACGCTCTACCCCTCGCTGACGGTACGCGACAATCTGTTCTTTTTTGCTCAGATGTACGGTCTTTCGGAGGATGTGGCACGGCAGCGTGTGAGCGAAGTTGTGGAAGAGCTGCAATTGGGGGAGTTCTTGATGCAGGCCGCGGGCACCTTAAGCGGCGGTCAGAAGCGCCGGGTCAACCTGGCCCGGGCGCTTCTCGCCACCCCTAATGTGCTTCTTTTGGATGAACCCACCACGGGGCTCGATCCGATCTTGGCGCGCAGCGTGCGCCAGCTGCTTCAAGGGTTGGCCCGAGAAGGCCAACTCATCCTAACGGCCACCCACAACCTGTACGAGGCAGCCGAACTGGCAGAAGAGGTGATCCTCATTCACCGCGGACGGATCATCCAGCGAGGTTCTGTGGAGGATCTGAAGGGACGTATGGGCCTGCGGCGTTTTGGTTTTCGCACAACAGGAGACCCTCGCCCCGTGTTTGCCCAATTGGGACTTGAAAGCCGTCTGGAGGGAGGACTTTGGGTCATAGAGGTGTCTGAGGAGGAACAGGTGTCCCGAGCGGTGTCCGCTTTGGTCACATCTGGATTGTCCGTCTTGGAGGTGAGAGA